The proteins below are encoded in one region of Desulfomonilaceae bacterium:
- the pncA gene encoding bifunctional nicotinamidase/pyrazinamidase, producing the protein MNNLFVLISSLTILSLSLALALAETKGGVAVLVLDIQGDFTTAHKGSLAVPNTDMPYLEKVSRATEQLKQAGLPIFASQDWHPANHMSFASNHEGKKPFETIKLNDGRTQVLWPVHCVQGTTAAEILVKPDIITKVIQKGADAKFDSYSGFMDDGGAGTELDKALKASSVKTLIVYGIATDYCVKATALDGLKQGYNVYVVDDLCRGVADNTSKAALEEMKEKGAKIWPSLDLEKIRNL; encoded by the coding sequence ATGAACAACCTGTTTGTGCTGATCTCTTCTCTAACGATCTTGAGCCTGTCTCTGGCCCTCGCTCTAGCGGAGACCAAAGGTGGTGTGGCCGTACTCGTGTTGGATATTCAGGGCGATTTCACAACGGCTCATAAGGGTTCGCTTGCCGTGCCAAATACTGATATGCCCTATCTGGAAAAAGTCTCCAGAGCCACTGAGCAGTTGAAGCAGGCGGGGCTGCCGATTTTCGCCAGCCAGGACTGGCATCCGGCGAATCACATGTCTTTCGCATCGAATCATGAAGGTAAGAAACCATTTGAGACAATCAAGCTGAATGACGGCCGCACTCAGGTTCTTTGGCCGGTCCATTGCGTGCAGGGAACCACAGCGGCTGAAATCCTTGTGAAACCCGACATCATCACTAAAGTCATCCAGAAAGGCGCTGACGCGAAGTTTGACTCGTACTCCGGGTTCATGGACGACGGTGGCGCCGGCACAGAACTGGATAAGGCGCTGAAGGCTTCCAGCGTCAAGACGCTGATCGTCTACGGAATCGCTACTGATTATTGCGTGAAGGCCACGGCGCTCGATGGGCTGAAGCAGGGGTATAACGTTTATGTTGTCGATGATTTATGCCGTGGAGTAGCTGACAACACTTCAAAGGCGGCCCTGGAGGAAATGAAAGAAAAGGGGGCTAAAATCTGGCCTTCGCTTGATCTGGAGAAAATCAGGAACCTTTAA
- a CDS encoding PAS domain S-box protein, with amino-acid sequence MIDRVRVLLVEDNIGDADLAQEYLSHAHQTGFDVLSVTRLAAALELLERERIDVILLDLGLPDSAGLETLSRILKAAPTGATVVLTGLDDHHTGLGAIRMGAQDYLPKGDLTPDLLIRTVLYSAERKRWQDELRQSEERFAKSFRNNPAFLTIVHMGTNTVLEVNDAWTRVFGYRRDEAIGRTTVELGIYDAETYSKIMEEVRDKGSVRNVEATVRNRTGENRVVLVSREVIEIGGEPYLLAMGLDITDRNRVENALQESEQKYRATFDTASIGIDLVDRHGNFMEVNSTLSQFLGYTPDELRRLTIMDVTHPEDALSSREMHEAIVRGETDGYRLEKRYVRKDGESVWADTAVSVIRDADGRYKATVGAIRDITQHKKSEQARIRLEAAVEQSVETVEITDAQGTIVYVNPSFETTTGYSREEAMGNTPRIVKSGHHNEEFYKRLWDTITNGKIWTGHIINRKKDGSLFEEDVSISPVKDHLGKIVNFVAVKRDVTNEVSLQRQLQQAQKMEAIGTLAGGIAHDFNNILQVALGYSDLIIGDEGFPQRYKADVQKISEAANRGAHLVQRLLTFSRKTEFKPQPLNLNHRVVDLRKMLDRTIPKMIEIQTLLSEDVAAISADPTQIDQVLMNLAVNARDSMPNGGKLTFETGDVIIDEEYSRTHADIQPGRYVLVSVSDTGSGIDDETLEHIFEPFYTTKGVGKGTGLGLAMVHGIVKRHKGHISLFSRLGAGTTFRIYFPALIPEIEVADLIAAPMPRGGSETILVVEDEQMIRDLCVRFLTQAGYKVIETTNGLDALQVYRERGGEIAMVLLDLIMPEMSGMQCLEGLLALNPSVKVVVASGYVANGSVQDAVANGAKRFINKPYAVRQVLETVRAVLDSE; translated from the coding sequence ATGATCGACCGCGTGCGAGTCCTGCTTGTGGAAGACAACATCGGAGACGCCGATCTGGCGCAAGAGTACCTTTCCCACGCGCATCAAACCGGTTTCGATGTGTTGAGTGTGACTCGCCTGGCAGCCGCGCTTGAACTCCTGGAGCGAGAGAGAATCGATGTCATTCTCCTGGACCTCGGGTTACCTGACAGCGCCGGTCTCGAGACCCTTTCCCGCATTCTCAAGGCGGCTCCAACCGGAGCGACAGTCGTATTGACCGGGCTTGACGACCACCATACAGGGCTGGGCGCCATTCGGATGGGGGCCCAGGACTATCTCCCGAAAGGCGACCTTACGCCGGATCTTTTGATCCGAACCGTTCTTTATAGCGCCGAGAGGAAACGATGGCAGGATGAACTGCGGCAGAGCGAAGAGCGTTTTGCAAAGTCATTCAGGAATAATCCTGCGTTTCTCACGATTGTTCACATGGGTACCAACACGGTTCTGGAAGTCAATGACGCATGGACGAGAGTCTTCGGCTACAGACGTGACGAGGCGATTGGGCGCACGACCGTAGAGTTGGGAATCTACGACGCTGAAACGTACAGCAAGATCATGGAGGAAGTCAGGGACAAGGGCTCCGTGCGGAACGTGGAAGCAACCGTAAGGAACCGGACTGGCGAAAATCGGGTGGTTTTAGTCTCGCGCGAAGTCATTGAAATAGGCGGAGAACCCTATTTACTGGCGATGGGTTTGGACATCACCGACAGGAATAGGGTAGAAAACGCTCTTCAGGAAAGTGAACAGAAGTATCGAGCCACTTTCGATACCGCCTCGATCGGCATCGACCTGGTGGATCGGCATGGAAACTTCATGGAAGTGAACTCAACCTTGTCTCAGTTTCTTGGTTACACACCAGACGAACTTCGGCGCCTTACCATAATGGACGTTACTCACCCAGAGGATGCGCTCAGCTCCAGGGAAATGCACGAAGCCATTGTTAGAGGAGAAACAGATGGGTACCGTCTGGAAAAACGCTATGTGCGAAAGGACGGGGAGAGCGTCTGGGCGGACACAGCGGTATCAGTGATTCGAGACGCTGACGGCCGATATAAGGCAACGGTGGGGGCAATCCGTGATATCACGCAGCATAAGAAATCCGAGCAAGCCCGTATCCGTTTGGAGGCGGCCGTAGAGCAGTCTGTTGAGACAGTTGAAATAACGGACGCCCAAGGGACGATAGTGTATGTAAATCCCTCCTTTGAAACAACTACGGGATATTCTCGCGAAGAGGCTATGGGAAACACTCCCCGTATCGTCAAAAGTGGTCATCACAATGAAGAATTCTACAAACGACTGTGGGATACGATTACCAATGGGAAGATCTGGACCGGTCACATCATAAACAGGAAAAAAGACGGCTCGTTGTTCGAAGAAGATGTATCCATTTCCCCTGTAAAAGACCATTTAGGGAAAATTGTGAACTTTGTCGCGGTCAAGAGAGACGTCACCAATGAAGTCTCCCTGCAAAGACAACTTCAGCAAGCCCAGAAGATGGAGGCCATAGGAACTCTGGCAGGAGGCATTGCCCACGATTTCAATAACATCTTGCAGGTGGCGTTGGGATATTCCGATTTGATCATTGGGGATGAGGGATTTCCGCAACGCTACAAGGCTGACGTGCAAAAAATCAGTGAAGCGGCGAATCGCGGGGCCCACCTGGTTCAGAGACTGCTCACATTCAGCAGGAAAACAGAGTTCAAGCCTCAACCCCTGAACTTGAATCATCGAGTCGTTGATTTACGCAAAATGCTGGATAGAACCATCCCCAAGATGATTGAAATACAGACATTGCTGAGTGAGGACGTCGCTGCGATCAGCGCGGATCCAACTCAGATAGACCAGGTCCTTATGAACCTTGCGGTAAATGCGCGGGACTCGATGCCCAATGGAGGAAAACTCACATTTGAGACCGGCGACGTCATCATAGATGAGGAATACTCCAGGACGCATGCTGACATTCAACCCGGTCGCTACGTCCTGGTGAGCGTCTCGGATACCGGTTCCGGAATTGACGACGAAACCCTGGAGCATATCTTCGAGCCCTTCTACACAACCAAAGGCGTGGGCAAGGGGACAGGACTGGGTTTGGCTATGGTCCACGGGATTGTAAAGCGGCATAAAGGACATATCAGTTTGTTTAGCCGGCTTGGCGCAGGAACCACCTTCAGGATCTATTTCCCGGCCCTTATCCCGGAAATCGAGGTTGCGGACTTGATCGCGGCGCCAATGCCTCGGGGAGGGTCAGAGACCATTCTCGTCGTCGAAGACGAACAAATGATTCGCGATCTCTGCGTCAGATTTCTTACCCAGGCTGGGTACAAGGTGATTGAGACTACTAACGGGTTAGACGCCCTGCAGGTGTATCGGGAACGAGGCGGAGAGATAGCCATGGTCCTTCTGGATCTGATCATGCCTGAAATGAGTGGCATGCAGTGTCTCGAAGGGCTCCTGGCCCTCAATCCGTCTGTAAAGGTAGTGGTCGCCAGCGGATACGTCGCAAACGGCTCCGTCCAGGATGCCGTGGCTAATGGGGCGAAGAGGTTCATCAACAAGCCGTACGCCGTTCGACAGGTCCTGGAAACCGTCAGAGCGGTTCTGGACTCGGAATGA
- a CDS encoding response regulator, translating into MGLKQGLRLIDILLVEDNPGDADLAREALEGNKMCNPLRVVKDGERAMEYLRRKGEYAGVPRPDVILLDLNLPRKDGREVLAEIKADEDLKSIPVVILTSSVAEEDVLKSYNLHANCYITKPIDLSQFFKVVRAIEAFWLGIVALPPHRDIK; encoded by the coding sequence ATGGGACTTAAACAGGGTTTGCGACTCATCGACATTCTTCTTGTAGAAGACAATCCTGGTGACGCCGATCTGGCGCGGGAAGCGCTGGAAGGGAACAAAATGTGCAACCCGCTCCGTGTGGTCAAAGATGGCGAGCGGGCCATGGAGTATTTACGTCGCAAGGGTGAATACGCCGGAGTTCCTCGACCTGATGTGATCCTGCTCGATCTCAACCTGCCCCGGAAGGACGGCAGAGAAGTCCTGGCTGAGATCAAGGCCGACGAAGACCTGAAATCCATTCCAGTGGTGATCCTCACTTCGTCTGTAGCCGAAGAGGATGTTCTGAAGAGTTATAATCTGCACGCCAACTGTTACATCACAAAGCCGATCGACCTCAGCCAGTTCTTTAAAGTGGTGAGAGCAATTGAGGCGTTTTGGCTTGGCATCGTGGCGCTGCCACCTCACAGGGACATAAAATGA
- a CDS encoding ATP-binding protein codes for MTLTHLDKPGAPAEKTPKPLSLLAFLTRLILLCVLPLVLLAIYLAVDNVRTMQAKSDQEAEHLAENIATAIDLQMRGQIGSLEVLAASPLLDDPPRLNEFYNQAKAFRKSFGGNVILADLSTQMLFNTQAPFGETLPRLLRPRGHAAVPTMLETGKPAVGDMFIGKITKDPLIAIAVPVKRDDKIRFILLSVVETSQFQKPLDEVSLPAGWSLAVLDGKDEVIARRSPTETEGSSGATTLSGRFVAKSGVSHWSVVLEIPTSVYRAPIMTAATGLALTILMATLLSVLGGRMASRRLANSVVNLAESPSNPSRPVIAEIELARGILREAERAREAAVKTLQQREETLRLFIEHSPVALAMFDRDMRYLAVSQRWIKDYRLRDHDILGQSDYDIFPDIPNRWKEEHLIGLSGEVVTAYEDCFERMDGSVQWLRREIRPWRASDGGTGGIVIFSEDITERKRAEAALKKSEERLRLALDAAKAGAWEWDLGTNRNFWSDELWALYGLEPYSCEPSYEAWLGTIYHDDRAAVEQAVQEISSTGAELNAEWRVLGPKGGERWLMSRGRPVYNDQCQVVRYIGIVMDITERKWAEHELSKTIVDLERSNMELEQFAYVASHDLQEPLRMVASYTQLLAERYGEQLDDKAKKFIEYAVDGAVRMQRLILDLLTFSRVTTRGSKLQIVDSNEALGMAVTSLGESIRESNALVTNDELPQVMADQTQLAQVFQNLVSNAIKFRDRKPPMIHISARADGPNWLFSVRDNGIGIDLQYKDKIFVIFQRLHTREEYPGTGIGLALCQRIVNRHGGEIWFDSNPGQGSTFYFTIPKITKEGQDYGT; via the coding sequence ATGACTCTCACACACCTTGATAAGCCGGGCGCCCCGGCCGAAAAGACGCCGAAGCCGCTATCACTCCTTGCATTCCTCACCCGACTGATCTTGTTGTGCGTTTTGCCTCTTGTGCTATTGGCAATTTATCTCGCGGTCGACAATGTTAGAACCATGCAGGCAAAGAGCGACCAGGAGGCGGAGCATCTCGCTGAAAACATAGCGACCGCCATTGACCTTCAAATGCGAGGGCAGATTGGAAGCTTGGAGGTGCTGGCCGCTTCGCCGCTGCTGGATGATCCGCCCCGATTGAACGAGTTCTACAACCAAGCCAAGGCCTTTCGTAAAAGCTTCGGGGGGAATGTCATCCTCGCCGACCTGTCAACTCAAATGCTCTTCAACACCCAGGCGCCTTTTGGAGAAACGCTCCCGAGACTTCTCCGCCCAAGAGGCCACGCCGCGGTTCCGACTATGTTGGAAACCGGGAAACCCGCTGTTGGAGACATGTTCATCGGAAAGATAACCAAAGACCCTTTGATCGCAATAGCGGTACCGGTTAAACGAGATGATAAAATCAGGTTCATCCTGCTCAGCGTTGTCGAGACCAGCCAATTCCAGAAGCCCCTGGACGAAGTCTCGCTTCCGGCCGGCTGGTCCCTTGCGGTCCTCGACGGCAAGGACGAGGTTATAGCCCGCCGCTCCCCCACGGAAACCGAAGGTAGCTCGGGCGCCACGACCCTATCCGGACGCTTCGTGGCCAAATCCGGAGTTTCGCACTGGTCTGTAGTTCTGGAAATCCCTACCAGCGTCTATCGCGCGCCGATCATGACCGCAGCGACAGGGCTGGCGCTAACAATACTGATGGCCACATTGTTGAGCGTCCTTGGCGGACGGATGGCTAGCCGCAGACTGGCTAACTCGGTCGTAAATCTGGCGGAATCACCATCTAATCCATCACGCCCTGTCATAGCCGAGATCGAACTGGCTCGCGGAATACTGCGTGAAGCGGAGCGGGCCCGAGAGGCCGCGGTGAAGACGCTGCAGCAAAGGGAAGAAACCCTGCGACTGTTCATCGAACATTCACCCGTGGCTCTGGCCATGTTCGATCGCGACATGCGCTACCTCGCTGTCAGTCAGCGCTGGATTAAAGATTATCGTCTTCGGGATCACGACATTTTAGGCCAATCAGACTACGACATTTTTCCCGACATTCCGAATCGTTGGAAAGAGGAGCATCTCATTGGGCTTTCCGGTGAGGTCGTAACGGCATATGAAGACTGTTTTGAGAGGATGGACGGTTCAGTTCAATGGCTGCGGCGGGAGATTCGCCCCTGGCGCGCGTCTGACGGCGGAACAGGCGGGATAGTGATCTTTAGCGAGGACATCACCGAGCGTAAACGGGCCGAAGCGGCGCTCAAAAAAAGTGAGGAACGTCTACGTCTGGCTCTGGACGCAGCAAAGGCAGGAGCCTGGGAGTGGGACCTGGGGACCAATAGGAATTTCTGGTCCGATGAACTATGGGCCTTGTACGGACTGGAGCCGTATAGCTGCGAACCTTCGTACGAGGCATGGCTTGGGACGATATATCATGATGACCGCGCTGCGGTGGAACAAGCCGTCCAGGAAATTAGCTCCACAGGGGCGGAACTGAACGCGGAGTGGCGTGTTTTAGGCCCCAAAGGTGGTGAGCGATGGTTAATGTCAAGAGGGCGTCCGGTTTACAATGACCAGTGTCAGGTTGTCCGTTACATCGGTATCGTCATGGATATCACTGAACGCAAGTGGGCAGAGCATGAGCTGAGTAAAACAATAGTGGATCTGGAGCGTTCGAATATGGAACTTGAACAGTTCGCATACGTGGCGTCCCACGACCTCCAGGAGCCTCTTCGTATGGTGGCGAGCTACACGCAGCTTCTAGCGGAGCGTTACGGGGAACAACTCGACGATAAGGCTAAGAAGTTCATTGAATATGCGGTGGATGGCGCAGTGAGGATGCAGCGCCTCATTCTCGATCTTTTGACTTTTTCACGGGTGACGACACGCGGATCGAAATTACAGATTGTTGACAGTAACGAAGCTCTTGGGATGGCGGTCACCAGTCTGGGAGAATCGATTCGTGAATCCAACGCTCTGGTGACGAATGATGAGCTTCCACAGGTGATGGCGGACCAGACTCAATTGGCTCAAGTCTTCCAGAACCTGGTCAGCAACGCAATTAAGTTTCGAGACCGGAAACCGCCGATGATTCATATATCAGCGCGGGCGGATGGCCCCAATTGGCTTTTCTCGGTTAGGGATAACGGCATCGGTATCGATCTGCAATACAAAGACAAGATATTTGTTATCTTTCAACGCCTGCACACCAGAGAAGAATACCCAGGCACCGGAATTGGGCTCGCCCTTTGTCAGCGCATTGTCAACAGACACGGCGGGGAGATCTGGTTTGACTCAAATCCGGGTCAGGGATCAACCTTTTACTTTACGATACCCAAGATAACAAAGGAAGGTCAGGATTATGGGACTTAA
- a CDS encoding alpha/beta hydrolase, which translates to MPYRQLDGLNIYYEVHGQGTPIVMIRGLGSNADHWYAQTPTFSRYFQVITFDNRGIARSSDPGGDFTVPMMAADTLALMDALALERAYVMGLSMGGMIAQELAINHPNRIKGLVLTCTHCGGAEQIGPSAEVAALFREMVLEGTPEAKIKAAPTLFDRHTLEHSPEIPGYYSEVSLKHPAKPEILIKQWQAVLGHDTFNRLSGIIAPTLVLTGDSDLLFPPANSKILSERIPGAELRVIPGGGHQVLIEQPELCNEAILDFLKRCENN; encoded by the coding sequence ATGCCCTACCGCCAACTGGATGGTCTGAATATTTATTATGAGGTTCACGGACAGGGGACGCCTATCGTCATGATAAGGGGTCTGGGCAGCAACGCGGACCACTGGTACGCCCAAACGCCAACTTTTTCCCGATATTTCCAGGTCATAACATTTGATAACCGTGGCATAGCGCGTTCCAGTGACCCCGGCGGAGACTTCACCGTTCCAATGATGGCCGCCGATACCCTGGCTCTTATGGACGCCCTGGCCCTGGAACGGGCCTATGTCATGGGACTCTCCATGGGAGGTATGATTGCCCAGGAGCTGGCGATCAATCATCCCAATCGAATTAAGGGTCTGGTTCTAACTTGTACCCATTGCGGCGGAGCTGAACAAATCGGACCGAGCGCCGAAGTGGCGGCTCTGTTCAGGGAAATGGTCCTGGAAGGGACCCCTGAAGCCAAAATCAAGGCAGCGCCCACCCTGTTCGACAGGCATACTCTGGAACATTCCCCGGAAATTCCTGGATACTACTCTGAAGTATCTCTTAAACACCCGGCCAAACCTGAGATATTGATCAAACAGTGGCAGGCGGTTCTCGGACACGACACTTTCAACCGCCTGTCGGGAATAATCGCTCCAACTCTGGTTCTTACAGGTGATTCCGACTTGCTCTTCCCACCGGCCAACTCGAAAATATTGTCGGAGAGAATTCCCGGAGCTGAACTGCGGGTTATCCCCGGTGGAGGCCACCAGGTCTTGATCGAACAACCTGAGTTATGTAACGAGGCGATACTGGATTTTCTGAAACGTTGCGAAAATAATTAA
- a CDS encoding molybdopterin-dependent oxidoreductase, with product MSSWQKTSCVCCAQNCGLEVMVEDNRIIKVRPDKQNPRSEGYCCRKGLEIAHYQRHADRLKKPLKRVGDQFEEISWDQAVEEIAEKLKSTRETYGPKSIAYMGGGGQGCHFEAAFGVRLLRGLGSHYHYNALSQELTGYFWVNGRGFGRQYFWTVPDHKDTDMLLAVGWNGMMSHQMPQARRHLKRISEDPEKLLVVIDPRLSETARIADMHLAIRPGTDALLFRSMISVILKEGWEKKDYLAEHVSGFESIKPMFVDFDARSAISLCGLDYDQVRELCRLLANRNWSYHSDLGILMGRHSTVSSYLELILLAICGRICAPGGNVMPGSLMPIGAHSDERDPRTWRTAATDFPAIMGVFPPNVMPEEILADSPDRLRAVFVSGSNPLRSYADTSAYERAFAALDLLVVIDVAFTETASLAHYVLPAKSAYEKWDGTFFAWNYPGIFFQMRRPVVESEGDCLEESEIMTLLAERLGLLPEIPQKLQDAASGDRLNFGMQLMAFAQNEPRAMKFMPFILGKTLGKALGSVNLAALWGLLQVAPKSFREDAARAGFNPGPLMGEEIFKNILERPEGSWIGKCDTSNQWNGLRTEDKRINILIPELAEIVNNINAETEEIALRTNDEFPLILAAGRHIDYNANTIMRDPAWNEGKSRVCTLMMSPQDAASLGLADRQMVKITTEAGSEEIELEVTDTARQGQVIMPHGFGLIHAGVKFGANINRLTKSANRDPIAGTPLHRFVPCNVKPV from the coding sequence ATGTCATCGTGGCAAAAAACAAGCTGTGTATGTTGCGCCCAGAACTGTGGCCTTGAAGTGATGGTTGAAGACAACCGGATAATCAAGGTCCGTCCTGACAAACAAAATCCGCGCAGTGAGGGTTACTGTTGTCGCAAAGGACTGGAAATAGCCCATTATCAGCGACATGCGGATCGACTCAAGAAGCCGCTCAAGCGGGTAGGCGACCAGTTTGAAGAAATCTCCTGGGATCAGGCCGTGGAAGAAATCGCTGAAAAGCTCAAATCCACAAGGGAAACGTACGGACCCAAATCCATCGCGTACATGGGTGGCGGAGGGCAGGGATGCCATTTTGAGGCGGCATTTGGAGTACGGCTTCTTCGCGGTCTAGGATCGCACTATCATTATAATGCCCTTTCGCAGGAACTGACAGGCTATTTCTGGGTAAATGGAAGAGGCTTCGGACGACAATATTTCTGGACCGTGCCCGACCATAAAGATACGGACATGTTGTTGGCGGTCGGCTGGAACGGCATGATGAGCCATCAGATGCCTCAGGCTCGAAGGCATTTGAAACGAATTTCCGAAGACCCTGAAAAGTTGCTTGTGGTAATCGATCCCAGACTTTCTGAGACAGCCCGGATTGCGGACATGCATCTGGCGATTCGTCCCGGGACTGACGCTCTGCTGTTTAGATCTATGATAAGCGTCATTCTTAAAGAGGGTTGGGAAAAGAAAGACTATCTTGCGGAGCATGTGAGCGGTTTCGAATCGATCAAGCCAATGTTCGTCGATTTTGACGCCCGTTCAGCCATTAGCCTATGCGGCCTGGATTATGATCAGGTCAGGGAATTGTGTCGGCTCCTGGCTAATCGCAACTGGTCATATCACTCGGATCTTGGAATCCTCATGGGGAGACATAGCACCGTCTCGTCCTATCTCGAGTTGATCCTGCTGGCAATCTGCGGGCGGATATGCGCCCCTGGAGGAAATGTCATGCCTGGGAGCCTCATGCCGATAGGAGCGCATTCCGACGAACGCGATCCAAGGACGTGGCGTACGGCTGCCACGGATTTCCCTGCAATCATGGGCGTATTCCCGCCGAATGTCATGCCTGAGGAAATTTTGGCTGATAGTCCGGACAGACTGAGGGCAGTCTTTGTCAGCGGCTCCAATCCCTTGAGATCATACGCCGATACTTCGGCCTATGAACGGGCTTTTGCCGCCCTTGATTTACTGGTAGTCATCGATGTGGCTTTTACAGAGACTGCTAGCCTCGCTCATTACGTACTGCCCGCAAAGTCTGCTTATGAAAAATGGGATGGGACGTTTTTCGCCTGGAACTATCCTGGAATATTTTTTCAGATGCGGCGTCCGGTGGTTGAAAGTGAGGGAGATTGCCTTGAAGAGAGCGAAATCATGACACTTTTGGCCGAACGCCTGGGATTGCTCCCGGAAATTCCCCAGAAACTTCAAGACGCCGCTTCGGGAGACAGGTTGAATTTTGGCATGCAGCTTATGGCCTTTGCCCAGAACGAGCCCCGCGCAATGAAATTCATGCCGTTCATTCTAGGCAAGACGCTCGGTAAAGCTCTTGGCTCAGTAAACCTCGCTGCACTGTGGGGGTTGTTACAGGTTGCTCCGAAGTCTTTCAGGGAGGATGCGGCGCGGGCTGGTTTCAATCCTGGGCCGCTAATGGGAGAGGAAATCTTTAAAAACATTCTTGAGCGCCCTGAAGGAAGCTGGATCGGCAAGTGTGATACTTCAAATCAGTGGAATGGACTTCGAACTGAGGATAAGCGGATAAATATTCTGATTCCGGAGTTGGCTGAGATTGTAAACAATATTAACGCTGAAACTGAAGAGATCGCGTTGCGTACGAATGATGAATTTCCGCTCATACTGGCGGCCGGTCGCCACATAGACTACAACGCCAACACGATTATGAGGGACCCGGCCTGGAACGAGGGCAAGAGCCGGGTGTGCACATTAATGATGAGCCCGCAAGACGCTGCGAGCCTTGGCCTCGCAGACCGTCAGATGGTTAAGATAACCACGGAAGCGGGCTCGGAAGAAATTGAACTGGAAGTCACCGACACCGCTAGACAGGGTCAAGTAATCATGCCCCACGGTTTTGGCCTGATTCACGCAGGCGTAAAGTTTGGGGCCAATATAAACCGCCTAACCAAAAGCGCTAACAGGGACCCGATTGCGGGAACACCCCTTCACAGATTTGTTCCCTGCAACGTGAAACCTGTGTGA